The Candidatus Desulfovibrio trichonymphae region ACGCCGACAATCGCTATTACTGGCCTCACAAGGATTTACTGGACGTGACCCAATTAAGCGGGATGGACACCCTGCATCTGCTTGATCTGGCCGCCAGTTTTCAGGAGATCAACCGCCGTCCGCTCAAAAAAGTACCGACGCTCAAGGGCAAAACAGTGGTGCTGTTTTTTGTGGAAAACAGCACACGTACCAAAACATCCTTTGATGTGGCCGCCAAGCGGCTCTCGGCCGACACGTATTCCCTGACAAAATCCGGTTCCAGTCTCAACAAGGGAGAAAGCCTCAAGGACACGGCACTGACCTTGCAGGCTATGGGGCCGGACGTGATTGTCATGCGTCACGCGAGCAGCGGCGCGGCCGCCTATTTGGCGAAGGGGCTCTCCTGCGCCGTTGTCAACGGCGGTGACGGCTGGCATGCCCACCCCACACAGGCCCTGCTCGACTGCTTCAGCCTGCGCGAGGCGTGGGAAGGCCGTTTTGCGGGCCGCACCTTGTTGATTTTAGGCGACATAGCCCACAGCCGCGTTGCCAGATCAAACGTGCATTTGTTCTCCATGCTTGGAACGCGCGTGCGCCTGTGCGCGCCCCGCACACTGCTGCCCGCCGGTGTGGAGAACTGGCCTGTGGAGATCTTTTCCGATCTTTCGCGCGCCGCGCGCAATGTGGACGCGGTGATGTGCCTGCGCCTGCAGCTGGAGCGCCAGCAGGTCAGGCTTTTGCCGGATCTGGCGGAGTATTCGCGGCGGTATTGTCTGGGATCTGCGCATCTTGCTATGGCCGGGACGGATGTCAAGGTGCTGCATCCGGGCCCGCTGAACAGAGGGCTCGAAATTGCCGATGACATTGCCGACGCGCCCGCAAGCCTTGTGCTCAATCAGGTGGCCGCCGGCGTGTCCACGCGTATGGCGGTGCTTTATCTGCTTGCGACGCGCAGAGACGGCAAACCGACATAAGTACCCGCCCTGGGTGCAAACATATTGGGGATCGGGGGGGAATTATGACGCTGTGCATCACAAACGCACGCCATCTGGGCGCACCGGTAGATTTACTGGTGGACGGGGACAGGGTACGGACAATGACACCTGCGGGGCAGCATCCCGCACCTGACGGCTGTGAAGTGTTCGACGCCGTCGGTCTTGTTCTGATGCCGGGGTTTATTGACGCGCACGTTCATCTGCGCGAGCCCGGCTTTGAATATAAGGAAGACATTGCCTCCGGCCTGGCGGCGGCGGCACACGGCGGCTTTTCCGCCGTGCTGTGCATGGCGAACACCAAACCCGTCAACGATACGGCATCTGTCACCAGCTTTATGCTGGAGCGCGCCGCGCAAAGCCACCCGTTCGGGCCGCGTCTGCATCCCGTCGCGGCGGCCACCGTAGGCCTGAACGGCGAGGGAATGGCCCCTCTGGCGGAGTTGAAGGAGGCGGGCTGTGTGGCCGTTTCCAACGATGGCCGCCCTGTGGAAAATGCGGAACTGGTGCGGCGCGTCATGGAATACGCGGCGGATCTCGGCCTGATTTTTATTGATCACTGTGAAGACCCGCGTCTGGCCGGAGGGTGGCTGATGAACGAGGGCGAGGTCAGCGGCTTTCTAGGTGTAAAGGGGCAGCCGGCCGTGAGCGAGGCCGCGCAGGCCGCGCGCGACATCATGCTGGCTGAATATCTGGGTCTGCCCGTGCATATCGCGCATGTTTCCGCCGGCCTTACCCTGGATGTGATAGCCTGGGGCAAAGCGCGCGGCGTGCAGGTGAGTGCCGAGACCTGCCCCCATTATCTGCTGCTCGACGACAGCGCCCTTGCGGGCTACAACACGGCGGCCAAGGTGAGCCCCCCCCTGCGCGGCGCGACAGACCGCGAGGCCCTGTGCCGCGCAGTGAAGAAAGGGCT contains the following coding sequences:
- a CDS encoding aspartate carbamoyltransferase catalytic subunit, with amino-acid sequence MNADNRYYWPHKDLLDVTQLSGMDTLHLLDLAASFQEINRRPLKKVPTLKGKTVVLFFVENSTRTKTSFDVAAKRLSADTYSLTKSGSSLNKGESLKDTALTLQAMGPDVIVMRHASSGAAAYLAKGLSCAVVNGGDGWHAHPTQALLDCFSLREAWEGRFAGRTLLILGDIAHSRVARSNVHLFSMLGTRVRLCAPRTLLPAGVENWPVEIFSDLSRAARNVDAVMCLRLQLERQQVRLLPDLAEYSRRYCLGSAHLAMAGTDVKVLHPGPLNRGLEIADDIADAPASLVLNQVAAGVSTRMAVLYLLATRRDGKPT
- a CDS encoding dihydroorotase; this encodes MTLCITNARHLGAPVDLLVDGDRVRTMTPAGQHPAPDGCEVFDAVGLVLMPGFIDAHVHLREPGFEYKEDIASGLAAAAHGGFSAVLCMANTKPVNDTASVTSFMLERAAQSHPFGPRLHPVAAATVGLNGEGMAPLAELKEAGCVAVSNDGRPVENAELVRRVMEYAADLGLIFIDHCEDPRLAGGWLMNEGEVSGFLGVKGQPAVSEAAQAARDIMLAEYLGLPVHIAHVSAGLTLDVIAWGKARGVQVSAETCPHYLLLDDSALAGYNTAAKVSPPLRGATDREALCRAVKKGLIDILVTDHAPHAAHEKDGTLDEAPCGITGLDLALSLTWNLVRENMLAEADMHRLWCKRPAEIFRLPWNGFAPGDPADFFLFDPDEVWTPGPDTMHSKSRNTPFLGQNLHGRVKGHWIGGRRVV